A genomic region of Streptosporangium lutulentum contains the following coding sequences:
- a CDS encoding response regulator transcription factor has protein sequence MAELRVVLAEDHYLVREGTRRLLQASGEIEVVAAVGTADELLDAARRLRPDVVVTDIRMPGSAELVRPGMEGIDAAHRIRASSRDIGVVVLSQFSDALFALDLFRDGTEGRAYLLKDRVGDIDELLGAIRSVAAGGSVIDPKVVEGLLAKRGVRDNPPPADLTPRELDVLREMAHGLSNGGIARALHLSISAIEKHVNSIFMKLALENSPDTHRRVAAVIAYLEST, from the coding sequence ATGGCTGAGCTCAGGGTCGTCCTGGCCGAGGACCACTACCTGGTGCGTGAGGGCACCCGCCGGCTCCTGCAGGCCTCGGGAGAGATCGAGGTGGTGGCGGCCGTCGGCACCGCCGACGAGCTGCTCGACGCCGCCCGGCGGCTCCGGCCCGACGTGGTGGTGACCGACATCCGGATGCCCGGCTCGGCCGAGCTCGTACGGCCGGGCATGGAGGGCATCGACGCCGCCCACCGGATCCGGGCCTCCTCACGCGACATCGGGGTCGTGGTGCTCTCCCAGTTCTCCGACGCGCTGTTCGCCCTGGATCTGTTCAGGGACGGCACCGAGGGCAGGGCCTACCTGCTCAAGGACCGGGTCGGCGACATCGACGAGTTGCTCGGCGCCATCAGGTCGGTGGCCGCAGGCGGGTCGGTGATCGACCCCAAGGTGGTGGAGGGCCTGCTGGCCAAGCGAGGGGTGCGTGACAATCCCCCGCCCGCCGATCTGACGCCCAGGGAGCTGGACGTGCTCAGGGAGATGGCGCACGGCCTGTCCAACGGGGGCATCGCCCGTGCCCTGCACTTGTCGATCTCCGCGATCGAGAAGCACGTGAACTCGATCTTCATGAAGCTCGCCCTGGAGAACAGCCCTGACACCCACCGCCGGGTGGCCGCGGTCATCGCCTACCTGGAGTCGACCTAG
- a CDS encoding lysophospholipid acyltransferase family protein — MNPWLPVAPCMPATCLVPSEARAAWPRRTLRLTAAVMMILAGTVLTLAARAFGTAERIRMTSAWSRLLLRALGVRIEVRQGFTFLAGSASSRGSVPTLATAPSVVARSGAAPLIVANHVSWLDPLVMAAALPCRLLAKREVREWPMIGMLAAGSGALFLDRDRLSALPEAVGEMAGALGEGHPVMAFPEGTTWCGREMGAFKPAVFQAALDAEAPVRPVALRYVDTDGTLATGSTFVGDDTLLASIRRVVAFRRLVVEVTMLPPVTAANRRVLAWKAESSVASVILAPARHAVPVAA, encoded by the coding sequence GTGAACCCCTGGCTGCCGGTGGCGCCGTGCATGCCCGCCACCTGTCTCGTTCCCTCCGAGGCGAGGGCCGCCTGGCCGCGCAGGACCCTGCGGCTGACGGCCGCCGTGATGATGATCCTGGCCGGGACGGTGCTCACGCTCGCCGCCCGCGCGTTCGGTACGGCGGAGCGGATCCGGATGACAAGCGCCTGGTCCCGGCTGCTGCTGCGGGCCCTCGGCGTCCGGATCGAGGTGCGGCAGGGCTTCACGTTCCTGGCCGGGTCGGCCTCCTCGCGCGGCTCCGTCCCCACCCTGGCCACGGCCCCGTCGGTCGTGGCCAGGTCGGGAGCGGCTCCGCTGATCGTGGCCAACCACGTGTCCTGGCTGGACCCGCTCGTCATGGCGGCCGCGCTGCCGTGCCGCCTGCTCGCGAAGCGGGAGGTCCGGGAATGGCCGATGATCGGCATGCTGGCGGCCGGGTCGGGCGCCCTGTTCCTCGACAGGGACCGGCTGTCGGCGCTGCCCGAGGCGGTCGGTGAGATGGCCGGAGCCCTCGGGGAAGGTCACCCGGTGATGGCCTTCCCCGAGGGCACCACCTGGTGCGGCCGTGAGATGGGCGCCTTCAAGCCCGCCGTGTTCCAGGCGGCGCTGGACGCCGAGGCTCCGGTCCGCCCGGTCGCGCTGCGCTACGTGGACACCGACGGCACCCTCGCCACCGGGTCCACCTTCGTCGGCGACGACACGCTTCTGGCCTCGATCCGGAGGGTGGTCGCCTTCCGCCGGCTGGTCGTGGAGGTGACCATGCTTCCTCCGGTGACCGCGGCGAATCGCCGGGTCCTGGCGTGGAAGGCCGAGTCCTCGGTCGCGTCGGTGATCCTGGCCCCTGCCCGGCACGCGGTCCCCGTGGCGGCCTAG
- a CDS encoding GNAT family N-acetyltransferase → MTTLPAEPRVARYTVGLASTAVEMREAQRLRHQVFAEEMGARLDSPITGLDVDPLDAYCDHLLVRRGDTGEVVGTYRLLTPRRADRLYSDSEFDLSALAGIRPGMVEAGRACVHADHRGGAVLGLMWAGIARYMVAGGYGWLAGCCSVPVSAAAGIMQRVPLSPQEYRVTPRLPWLGGPGGARTVLPPLLRGYVRLGAWVCGPPAHDTAFGTADFFVLLSMANADPRYLRHFLGEQA, encoded by the coding sequence ATGACGACCCTTCCCGCAGAGCCACGAGTCGCTCGCTACACCGTCGGGCTGGCCAGTACCGCTGTCGAGATGCGCGAGGCCCAGCGCCTGCGCCACCAGGTCTTCGCCGAGGAGATGGGTGCTCGGCTGGACAGCCCCATCACAGGTCTGGACGTCGATCCGCTCGACGCCTACTGTGACCATCTGCTGGTACGGCGCGGCGACACGGGCGAGGTCGTCGGCACCTACCGGCTGCTCACCCCCCGCCGGGCCGACCGGCTCTACTCCGACTCCGAATTTGATCTCAGCGCGCTGGCCGGGATCCGGCCGGGCATGGTCGAGGCGGGCAGGGCCTGCGTGCACGCCGATCATCGGGGCGGGGCGGTGCTCGGGCTCATGTGGGCGGGCATCGCGCGTTACATGGTCGCCGGGGGGTACGGCTGGCTGGCCGGGTGCTGCTCGGTCCCGGTGTCCGCCGCCGCCGGGATCATGCAGCGGGTGCCGCTCTCCCCGCAGGAGTACCGCGTCACCCCCCGCCTTCCCTGGCTCGGTGGCCCGGGCGGAGCCCGGACCGTGCTGCCCCCCTTGCTACGCGGCTACGTCCGATTGGGCGCGTGGGTCTGCGGCCCGCCCGCCCACGACACCGCCTTCGGCACGGCCGACTTCTTCGTGCTGCTCTCGATGGCCAACGCCGACCCCCGCTACCTGCGTCACTTCCTGGGAGAGCAGGCGTGA
- the serB gene encoding phosphoserine phosphatase SerB — MNQRTLLITLTGPDRPGVTSRIFSVLSGFPVVVADVEQVVIRGRLTLGILVSYAGEAPTGTGGTLGALWTAVERAAEDLGLQVELSTGSDPKERRRRGRLHITVLGAPLQPAAMAGIAGRIAAAGANIDRIERLSNYPVTCIELAVSGADPDTLRAELAAEAHTQQVDVAVQRTGLHRRAKRLIVMDVDSTLIQGEVIELLAAHAGCLEEVARVTEEAMRGELDFAESLRRRVALLEGLSEEVFEKVREEVVLTPGARTLVRTLKRLDYRFAIVSGGFTQLTDALVKDLGIDYSAANTLEVVDGKLTGRVTGEIVDRAGKARALKRFAEEAAIPISQTVAIGDGANDLDMIAAAGLGIAFNAKPVVRRAADTAVNVPYLDSILYLLGIPRAEVEDADAEDGVTLTGH; from the coding sequence ATGAACCAGCGCACACTTCTGATCACGTTGACCGGCCCCGATCGACCGGGCGTCACCTCGCGGATCTTCTCGGTCCTGTCGGGCTTCCCCGTCGTCGTCGCCGATGTCGAGCAGGTCGTCATCCGTGGTCGGCTCACCCTCGGAATCCTCGTCTCCTACGCCGGCGAGGCCCCCACCGGGACCGGTGGCACCCTCGGCGCGCTCTGGACCGCCGTCGAGCGGGCCGCCGAGGACCTCGGCCTGCAGGTGGAGCTGTCCACGGGCTCCGACCCCAAGGAGAGGCGGCGACGCGGGCGGCTTCACATCACCGTGCTCGGCGCCCCCCTCCAGCCCGCCGCGATGGCGGGCATCGCGGGGCGGATCGCCGCGGCGGGCGCCAACATCGACCGGATCGAACGGTTGTCCAACTATCCGGTGACCTGCATCGAGCTGGCCGTCTCCGGAGCCGATCCTGACACGCTGCGGGCGGAGCTGGCCGCCGAGGCGCACACGCAGCAGGTCGACGTGGCCGTGCAGCGGACCGGCCTGCACCGCAGGGCCAAACGGCTGATCGTGATGGACGTGGACTCCACGCTCATCCAGGGCGAGGTGATCGAACTGCTGGCGGCGCACGCCGGCTGCCTGGAGGAGGTCGCCAGGGTCACCGAGGAGGCGATGCGCGGCGAGCTCGACTTCGCCGAGTCGCTGCGCCGTCGGGTCGCGCTGCTGGAGGGCCTCAGCGAGGAGGTCTTCGAGAAGGTCCGCGAGGAGGTCGTGCTCACCCCCGGCGCCCGTACGCTGGTGCGGACGCTCAAGCGGCTCGACTACCGGTTCGCGATCGTCAGCGGCGGGTTCACGCAGCTCACCGACGCCCTCGTCAAGGACCTCGGGATCGACTACTCGGCGGCCAACACCCTGGAGGTCGTGGACGGCAAGCTCACGGGCCGGGTCACCGGCGAGATCGTGGACAGGGCGGGGAAGGCCCGGGCGCTGAAGCGCTTCGCCGAGGAGGCTGCGATCCCGATCAGCCAGACCGTGGCGATCGGCGACGGCGCCAACGACCTGGACATGATCGCGGCGGCCGGTCTGGGCATCGCGTTCAACGCCAAGCCGGTGGTCCGCCGGGCCGCCGACACCGCGGTGAACGTGCCCTACCTCGACTCGATCCTCTACCTGCTCGGCATCCCGAGGGCCGAGGTCGAGGACGCCGACGCCGAAGACGGCGTCACCCTCACGGGGCACTGA
- a CDS encoding FUSC family protein has protein sequence MRRIVEALRCDFVISGRPAWGYGLICALGICLPLLVGVLSGRIHEGAAMALGGYLAVFGDAPGLPYGARARKLLLATAVVTLGVGLGGLIQFHPWPAVVVVGLVVAAGTYWSVLGIPAMLAVVLAYFAPSALSPPFHMAITAAGGLLVTLLVVVVWPVRRLQPLNRAMRSAGTAVADLLASEGRASLSEESRELLQRNALTAQKAAARALSLYRVSDEDNRSPERLLVTLTRILHETIALRVLRAAAVQAGIGASWTEELEEAVEALALALREAVTSGSSASVPEALAAARRFADRTEEILEAVDTGGTPLTGAVLLGQIRRGVDRTGMAVRSVAQQTAEGLDVRLRLPRFGLPGRPVFAPGHDPVRRGLATIVAMGLMVLVHEHYAKWFVVTVVVSLRPAYRDTVDRVLLRVLGTAVGAMGAALVLAIAPGLPPLILFIGICAALGFAFRGSCYGYWAMFSTPLSLMLSDFSLPLDWSAAVARVALTIAGGALALLFARLLWPRENRAQLTGRIADMIEKHAALVRSLVDQDSGGVRAEVASAADAEERLAESLDRLDKEPGGSAPQRLRDAVTAAQRLRDNVLALLAVPPPGEKAGPTVTILDMVADRLERVAEAVRTERPEEPPDDLDGILNELGAYVDGLAARRMDERAEGAEGAADRMTGVHEGIRHAAAAQSPLRGLSAEAVRLASLSAPRR, from the coding sequence ATGCGGAGGATCGTCGAGGCGCTGCGCTGTGACTTCGTGATCTCCGGACGTCCCGCATGGGGATACGGCCTGATCTGCGCGCTGGGCATCTGCCTCCCGCTGCTGGTCGGCGTTCTGTCCGGCCGCATCCATGAGGGCGCCGCGATGGCGCTGGGCGGCTATCTCGCCGTCTTCGGCGACGCCCCCGGCCTGCCGTACGGCGCGCGCGCCCGCAAGCTGCTCCTGGCCACGGCGGTGGTCACCCTCGGCGTCGGCCTCGGCGGGCTGATCCAGTTCCATCCCTGGCCGGCCGTCGTCGTGGTCGGTCTGGTCGTCGCGGCCGGCACCTACTGGAGTGTGCTCGGCATACCCGCGATGCTCGCCGTGGTCCTCGCCTACTTCGCCCCGTCCGCTCTGAGTCCGCCGTTCCACATGGCGATCACTGCGGCCGGTGGCCTGCTGGTCACGCTCCTGGTCGTGGTGGTCTGGCCGGTGCGCCGTCTTCAGCCGCTCAACAGGGCGATGCGGAGTGCCGGCACGGCCGTCGCCGACCTCCTGGCCTCCGAGGGCCGCGCCTCGCTTTCGGAGGAGAGCCGGGAGTTGCTGCAGCGCAACGCCCTCACCGCGCAGAAGGCCGCGGCCCGGGCGTTGTCCCTCTACCGGGTCTCGGACGAGGACAACCGATCACCGGAGCGGTTGCTGGTCACGCTGACCCGCATCCTCCACGAGACCATCGCGCTGCGTGTGCTGCGGGCGGCGGCCGTACAGGCGGGAATCGGGGCGAGCTGGACCGAGGAGCTGGAGGAGGCGGTCGAGGCGCTGGCCCTCGCGCTGCGGGAGGCGGTGACGTCCGGAAGCTCGGCCTCGGTGCCCGAGGCGCTGGCCGCCGCGAGGCGTTTCGCCGACCGGACCGAGGAGATCCTCGAGGCCGTCGACACGGGCGGTACGCCGCTGACCGGGGCCGTGCTGCTGGGGCAGATCCGCCGCGGCGTGGACCGTACCGGGATGGCCGTGCGGTCGGTGGCGCAGCAGACGGCGGAGGGGCTCGACGTCAGGCTGCGGCTGCCGAGGTTCGGACTGCCCGGAAGGCCGGTGTTCGCACCCGGTCACGACCCCGTCCGGAGGGGGCTGGCGACGATCGTGGCCATGGGGTTGATGGTGCTGGTTCATGAGCACTACGCCAAGTGGTTCGTGGTGACCGTGGTCGTCAGCCTGCGTCCGGCCTATCGCGACACGGTGGACCGGGTGCTGCTGCGGGTGCTGGGCACGGCGGTGGGCGCGATGGGCGCGGCCCTGGTGCTCGCGATCGCACCGGGACTCCCGCCCCTGATCCTGTTCATCGGGATCTGCGCGGCGCTGGGGTTCGCGTTCCGCGGCTCCTGTTACGGCTACTGGGCGATGTTCTCCACGCCGCTGTCGTTGATGCTGTCCGACTTCTCCCTGCCGCTCGACTGGAGCGCCGCGGTGGCCAGGGTGGCACTCACGATCGCGGGTGGGGCGCTGGCGCTGCTCTTCGCCCGGCTGCTGTGGCCCAGGGAGAATCGGGCCCAGCTGACCGGCAGGATCGCGGACATGATCGAGAAGCACGCCGCGCTGGTGCGGTCGCTGGTCGACCAGGATTCCGGCGGGGTGCGCGCCGAGGTCGCCTCGGCGGCCGACGCCGAGGAGCGGCTCGCCGAATCCCTGGACCGACTGGACAAGGAGCCCGGGGGCAGCGCGCCGCAGCGGCTCAGGGACGCGGTGACGGCGGCCCAGCGGCTGCGTGACAACGTGCTCGCGCTGCTCGCGGTGCCACCGCCGGGGGAGAAGGCGGGGCCCACTGTGACGATTCTGGACATGGTCGCCGACCGGTTGGAGAGGGTCGCCGAGGCGGTCAGGACGGAGCGGCCCGAGGAGCCACCCGATGATCTGGACGGGATCCTCAACGAACTCGGCGCGTACGTGGACGGGCTGGCCGCGCGCCGCATGGACGAGCGGGCCGAGGGGGCCGAGGGGGCCGCCGACCGGATGACCGGGGTACACGAGGGGATCAGGCATGCCGCGGCCGCTCAGTCGCCCCTGCGGGGACTGAGCGCCGAAGCCGTCCGGCTGGCCTCGCTCAGCGCTCCGCGACGGTGA
- a CDS encoding SixA phosphatase family protein has product MTTRTLIVLRHAQAAHGSGLPDRERPLTERGELDARRVGEALTGMDLRPDLVLCSPSVRTRRTAALALSGFEGDFTPSSADILFEPVIYEAYFEELLTLIRRSDPETRTLMLIGHNPGVHDLVRELTGWDGDPGFRPGAFAVIEIDDEWAGLDTGRGVIRWSPGDH; this is encoded by the coding sequence GTGACGACGCGCACGCTCATCGTCCTGAGGCACGCGCAGGCGGCTCATGGTTCCGGCCTCCCCGACAGGGAGCGCCCTCTCACCGAACGCGGGGAGCTCGACGCCCGCCGGGTCGGTGAGGCGCTCACCGGAATGGATCTCCGGCCGGACCTGGTGCTCTGCTCGCCGTCGGTGCGGACCAGGCGGACCGCCGCGCTGGCCCTTTCCGGTTTCGAAGGCGATTTCACCCCTTCCAGTGCGGACATCCTGTTCGAGCCGGTCATCTACGAGGCCTATTTCGAAGAGTTGCTCACCCTGATCCGGCGAAGCGACCCCGAGACGCGCACGCTGATGCTGATCGGCCACAACCCGGGAGTTCACGACCTGGTCCGGGAGCTCACCGGCTGGGACGGAGACCCCGGCTTCCGCCCCGGAGCGTTCGCCGTCATCGAGATCGACGACGAGTGGGCCGGGCTCGACACGGGACGCGGTGTCATCCGCTGGAGCCCGGGAGACCACTGA
- a CDS encoding sodium-translocating pyrophosphatase, with product MSVLHLAAVEEPAVSLSGSHFNIVIVVAVVALLALGVAGALVREVLAADQGTERMQNIARAVQEGASAYLTRQFRTLALFVVLIPFLLYLLPAESTGVAIGRSIFFVVGALFSALTGFIGMWLAVRGNVRVAAAARSAGEKVAMRIAFRTGGVAGMITVGLGLLGAAIVVLVYGGDAPAVLEGFGFGAALLAMFMRVGGGIFTKAADVGADLVGKVEQGIPEDDPRNAATIADNVGDNVGDCAGMAADLFESYAVMLVASLILGKVAFGVEGLVFPLIVPMIGVLTAIIGIFVTAPRKGDRNAMAAINRGFFISAAISAILVAVAAFVYLPSTFAGLTGVSPQVAAITSDPRLVAIGAVLIGLVLASAIQILTGYFTETNRRPVKDIGESSRTGPATVILSGISVGLESAVYSALIIGAAVYGAFLLGFGNVTIALFAVALAGTGLLTTVGVIVSMDTFGPVSDNAQGIAEMSGDVQGEGAQVLTSLDAVGNTTKAITKGIAIATAVLAATALFGAFRTAVETQLTIASASVKETLGSFASFNLSVDSPNVLVGLIIGAAVVFMFSGLAIMAVGRAAGRVVFEVREQFRTKPGIMAGTELPDYGRVVDICTRDSLRELATPGLLAVLTPIAVGFALGYAPLGAFLAGAIACGTLMAVFLANSGGAWDNAKKLVEDGHHGGKGSPAHEATIIGDTVGDPFKDTAGPAINPLLKVMNLVALLIAPAVVTYADNVALRIGATVIAVGVIVAAVIISKRRSASIAPTEESQMDREPEQISS from the coding sequence ATGTCTGTGCTCCACCTCGCCGCTGTCGAAGAGCCAGCGGTATCCCTGAGCGGTTCCCATTTCAACATCGTGATCGTGGTCGCCGTCGTGGCCCTGCTCGCACTCGGCGTCGCAGGCGCCCTGGTGCGGGAAGTGCTCGCCGCCGACCAGGGCACCGAGCGTATGCAGAACATCGCGCGAGCCGTTCAAGAAGGAGCTTCCGCGTATCTTACGCGGCAGTTCCGGACGCTCGCGTTGTTCGTCGTACTGATTCCTTTCCTGCTCTATCTTCTCCCCGCCGAGTCGACCGGCGTGGCGATAGGCCGATCGATTTTCTTCGTGGTCGGCGCGCTGTTCTCCGCACTGACCGGCTTCATCGGCATGTGGCTCGCGGTCCGCGGAAACGTCCGGGTCGCCGCGGCCGCCCGTAGTGCCGGCGAGAAGGTCGCCATGCGGATCGCCTTCCGCACCGGTGGCGTGGCCGGCATGATCACTGTTGGTCTGGGCCTGCTCGGCGCGGCCATCGTGGTGCTCGTCTACGGAGGCGACGCCCCGGCCGTGCTGGAGGGCTTCGGCTTCGGCGCCGCCCTGCTCGCCATGTTCATGCGAGTCGGCGGCGGCATCTTCACCAAGGCCGCCGACGTCGGCGCCGACCTGGTCGGCAAGGTCGAGCAGGGCATCCCGGAGGACGACCCGCGCAACGCCGCCACCATCGCCGACAACGTGGGCGACAACGTCGGCGACTGTGCGGGTATGGCCGCCGACCTGTTCGAGTCCTACGCGGTCATGCTCGTCGCCAGCCTCATCCTGGGTAAGGTCGCCTTCGGCGTCGAGGGTCTGGTCTTCCCGCTGATCGTTCCGATGATCGGTGTGCTGACCGCGATCATCGGCATCTTCGTCACCGCCCCGCGCAAGGGTGACCGCAACGCGATGGCCGCGATCAACCGTGGCTTCTTCATCTCCGCGGCCATCTCGGCGATCCTCGTCGCCGTCGCGGCCTTCGTCTACCTGCCGAGCACCTTCGCCGGGCTGACCGGTGTGAGCCCGCAGGTCGCCGCGATCACCTCCGACCCGCGCCTGGTGGCGATCGGCGCGGTGCTCATCGGCCTGGTGCTGGCGAGCGCCATCCAGATCCTCACCGGCTACTTCACCGAGACGAACCGTCGTCCGGTGAAGGACATCGGGGAGAGCTCCCGCACCGGTCCCGCCACGGTCATCCTGTCCGGCATCAGCGTCGGCCTGGAGTCGGCGGTCTACTCGGCGCTGATCATCGGTGCCGCGGTCTACGGAGCCTTCCTGCTCGGGTTCGGCAACGTCACCATCGCCCTGTTCGCCGTGGCCCTGGCGGGCACCGGCCTGCTGACCACGGTCGGCGTGATCGTGTCGATGGACACCTTCGGCCCGGTCTCCGACAACGCCCAGGGCATCGCCGAGATGTCCGGCGACGTCCAGGGCGAGGGCGCGCAGGTGCTCACGTCGCTGGACGCGGTGGGCAACACCACGAAGGCCATCACCAAGGGCATCGCGATCGCGACGGCCGTGCTCGCCGCGACCGCGCTGTTCGGCGCGTTCCGCACGGCGGTCGAGACCCAGCTGACCATCGCGAGCGCGAGCGTGAAGGAGACGCTGGGCTCGTTCGCGTCGTTCAACCTGAGCGTCGACTCCCCGAACGTGCTCGTCGGCCTGATCATCGGCGCCGCGGTGGTGTTCATGTTCTCCGGTCTGGCGATCATGGCGGTCGGCCGTGCGGCCGGGCGGGTGGTCTTCGAGGTGCGCGAGCAGTTCCGCACCAAGCCGGGGATCATGGCCGGTACGGAACTGCCCGACTACGGCAGGGTCGTGGACATCTGCACCCGCGACTCGCTGCGGGAGCTGGCCACGCCAGGTCTGCTCGCCGTACTGACCCCGATCGCCGTCGGTTTCGCCCTCGGCTACGCGCCGCTCGGCGCGTTCCTCGCCGGCGCCATCGCCTGCGGCACGCTGATGGCGGTGTTCCTGGCCAACTCCGGCGGTGCCTGGGACAACGCCAAGAAGCTGGTCGAGGATGGTCACCACGGAGGCAAGGGTTCGCCGGCCCACGAGGCGACCATCATCGGTGACACCGTCGGTGACCCGTTCAAGGACACCGCGGGTCCGGCGATCAACCCGCTGCTCAAGGTGATGAACCTGGTGGCGCTGCTGATCGCTCCCGCCGTGGTGACCTATGCCGACAACGTGGCGCTGCGGATCGGCGCCACCGTGATCGCGGTCGGCGTCATCGTCGCCGCGGTGATCATCTCCAAGCGTCGTTCGGCGAGCATCGCCCCGACCGAGGAGAGCCAGATGGATCGCGAGCCGGAGCAGATCTCCAGCTGA
- a CDS encoding ATP-binding protein produces MATVELTFSALPAHVRTARLVATAIARRTGVEESLLDEVRLAVGEACSRAVEAHRLHCPGEPIRIELRDDLGRFEVTVTDSAPSDELEQDRELLRFDDPLGQLPDTLMSGFGIAVIAGLADDVQVYPSQKGMRIRMSWPAATNGLSPA; encoded by the coding sequence GTGGCTACCGTCGAGCTGACGTTCAGCGCTCTCCCGGCACATGTGCGCACGGCACGCCTGGTCGCCACGGCGATCGCCAGGCGCACCGGTGTCGAGGAGTCGCTGCTGGACGAGGTACGGCTCGCTGTCGGTGAGGCATGCTCACGGGCCGTGGAGGCACACCGTCTCCACTGTCCGGGAGAGCCGATCCGTATCGAGCTACGTGATGATTTGGGGCGGTTCGAGGTGACAGTCACCGACTCCGCTCCAAGCGACGAGCTGGAGCAGGATCGCGAGCTGTTACGGTTCGACGATCCGCTCGGGCAGCTCCCTGACACCCTGATGTCCGGATTCGGCATCGCGGTCATCGCGGGGCTGGCCGACGACGTTCAGGTCTACCCGAGCCAGAAGGGCATGCGTATTCGCATGAGCTGGCCCGCGGCGACCAACGGCCTGTCTCCGGCTTGA
- a CDS encoding STAS domain-containing protein — translation MDLKLDHHSEDRLTIVEVEGEIDVYTAPRLRELLIDLVNKGNFHLLVNMEKVDFLDSTGLGVLVGGLKRVRAHDGSLELVCTQERILKIFRITGLTKVFGIYASVDEAKEAHGRDK, via the coding sequence GTGGATCTGAAGTTGGACCACCATTCCGAGGACCGTCTCACCATCGTTGAGGTCGAGGGTGAGATCGATGTCTACACTGCGCCCAGATTGCGTGAGCTCCTGATCGACCTGGTCAACAAGGGGAATTTCCACCTGCTCGTCAACATGGAGAAGGTCGACTTCCTTGACTCCACGGGCCTTGGTGTCCTGGTCGGCGGGCTCAAGCGAGTTCGGGCGCACGATGGCTCACTGGAGCTGGTCTGCACCCAGGAGCGCATCTTGAAGATTTTCCGGATCACCGGCCTCACCAAGGTCTTCGGGATCTACGCCTCGGTCGACGAGGCCAAGGAAGCCCACGGTCGAGACAAGTAG